The Candidatus Rokuibacteriota bacterium sequence CCGACGTGCCGAACTACACGGACATCCGGCCGCAGATCCAGGTTAGCGAGATCGTGGGGTAGGCGGATCACGGCGCGTCGTGCTACGAGGCGCGTCCCGCTCCTGCTCGCCTGCACCGTTCACCGTGACGGGTGACCGGATGGTAGGGAAACTGCCCCACTCGGCCGTCCCCGTCCAGGTCATGCTCCAGCGGATGAGATGACCTCGCATCGATGACCGGAACGGCCCTCGCGCTGGTGGTCGGCGCAGCGGTCCTGCACGCGGCGTGGAACGCGCTGGCCAAGCAGGGGCGCGACCCGCTGGCGTTTCTCTGGTCATCGATCACCCTGGCGGGACTCTGGCTGCTGCCGTTCGCGCTCTGGTGGCTCTGGGTGGACGGGCTCCCCGCGCAGGCGCTGCCGTTCGTCAGCACGACCATCGTCCTGCACGCCTTCTACTTCTACGCCCTCGGGCGGGCGTACCGGTCGGGGGAGTTCTCGCTCGTCTACCCGATCGCCCGGGGGCTCGGGGTGGCACTGGTGCCGGTGCTGGCGCTGTTCCTCTTCGACGAGCGCCCGTCGCCCCTCGGGGCGGCCGGCGTCGCGCTGGTCGTGCTCGGCATCGTCGGCCTCCACCTCGCGCCGGGCGCGCTGGGCACCGCGGTCCTCCACCCCGGAGTGGGCGCTGGCACGTGGTGGTTCGAGCGTGGCGGGTTCGGCCGTGCCGTGAGGCAGGCCACCCGCCGCGCGAG is a genomic window containing:
- a CDS encoding EamA family transporter, with the translated sequence MTGTALALVVGAAVLHAAWNALAKQGRDPLAFLWSSITLAGLWLLPFALWWLWVDGLPAQALPFVSTTIVLHAFYFYALGRAYRSGEFSLVYPIARGLGVALVPVLALFLFDERPSPLGAAGVALVVLGIVGLHLAPGALGTAVLHPGVGAGTWWFERGGFGRAVRQATRRARPEWWALVTGLTIAAYSLVDKAGVARLHPVVYIGLLGFGSVLLLLPAVVAKREALRREWATNWRAILVASTMNLTSYLLVLFAFRLSKVGYVVAARELSIVLSAIIGARWLGEGRLGPRLAGAAVVLAGVACVAAAR